Within the Nitrosococcus wardiae genome, the region CCAGATTTTCAACTCCCTGAGCCGGCGACAGGACGTACTGTATCACTGGCGGACTTCAAAGATGCCCCTGGATTGCTGGTGATTTTCATGTGCAACCACTGTCCCTATGTGAAACATATCAATGATGGATTAGCCCAATTTGCCCGTGAATATCAGTCTAAAGGGCTTGCCATTGTGGCTATCAATGCCAATGATGTTGAGCACTACCCAGACGATAGCCCGGAGAAAATGGCGGAAGAGGTTAAGGCGCAGGGATATGTTTTTCCTTATCTTTACGATGACAGCCAGGAAGTCGCGAAGGCCTATAAGGCAGCCTGTACCCCGGATTTTTTTCTCTTCGATAAAGACTGTAAACTGGTTTACCGGGGACAATTTGATGATAGCCGGCCCCGTAATGATTTACCGGTGACTGGCAAAGATCTCCGGGCAGCAGTTGAGGCAGTGCTTAGCGGTCAACCCGCTCCCAGTGAGCAGCGGCCTAGCATGGGGTGCAATATTAAATGGAAGGCGGGGAATGAGCCGGATTATTTCGGTTAAAAGTGTTTCTACAGCCCCAAAGGAAGGCTGTTTCATATCAGCAGCGGCGCGAAGGAGAATTTTTCGGAGTCGTTTTTCATGGTAAATAAGGTGTTACTTTAAAAGATAGAGTTTGAAAAGATAAGTCTCCTTCGCGCCCGGCTCTGCCTCGCTAGCCATGACAACGATCCGATCGTTGGTACGGACAATGCCCTGCTCTTGAAGTTGCCTAAGGGCAGGGCCGATGAGATCTTCTAGCTTTTCCTCATGGGGCATGGTGATGAGAGAATGTCCCCAATGTAGGAGCAATTGCCGCAGAACCTGTTCTTCGACCACTATTCCATAGACGGGAACATTGCTGCGAGCTGCGGAAAGTGCTTTTAGGGTTGCGCCGGAAAGGGAGAAAGCAAGGATGCAGCGCGCCTTGGTATTACGGGCTAGGTTAACAGCTGAAGCGGCCATTTTGTCATGCATGTCTTGCCTGCCCCGCACCGGGATTTCACCTTTAAAATTTCGGAGTTCTTTTTCCGCCTCACGGCAAATACGATCCATTTCCCGAACCGCGTGGAGGGGGTAACGGCCTGAGGCCGTTTCCCCGGACAACATGACGGCATCGGAGCCACCGATGACGGCACTATAAACGTCATTGACTTCGGCCCGGGTAGGTTTGTCATGATAGATCATGCTCTCAAGCATTTGAGTGGCCGTGATTACGGGAACACCAAAGGTGTTGGCTTTTTGGATAATGGTTTTTTGGATACCGGGGACTTTCTCCCGCGGTAATGTCACTCCTAAATCACCTCGGGCGATGAGAACAGCATCAGCCACATGCAAGATCTCGTCGAGATTATCAATGCCTTTGCGATCTTCGATTTTAGCAACAATAAATGAATCCTTTTTGCCCCATGCGGCAAGGCGCAGGCGCATCTCGATAATCTCCGTCGCTGAGCGTACGAAGGACATGGCCACCATGTCTACATTAAGAGAGACGCCAAAGTGGGCATCTTTTTCATCCTTTTCATTGAGAAGAGGGAAGCTGAGGTGGGAGTCAGGAAAGATAACCCCTTTCCGACTATGAAGTTCGCCACCAAGATTGACTTGGCAATGAAGGTCATCTCCTTGAGTAGAGAGAACTTCCAATTCAATGGATCCATCATCGAGAAAGACATGCTGGCCGGGGGTGACAGAATGGCTAATGTCTTGATAATCAATACCGATCCGTTTATTGGAGACAGTTTCACCATGGCCCAAAAGAATTTCTTGCCCCTCATTTAGACAGATGGACGGTGGGTGCTGAACGTTGCCGACCCGGACTTTGTGTCCCTGAAGATCTTGGAGAATGGCAATTGGTTTCATGAGCCGTTGCGCGGTCTTGCGGATCTCATGGGCTATTTCCCCATGGCTTTTCTGGTTACCATGGGAAAAGTTTAGGCGGGCGACGTTCATCCCTGACAGCAGCATCTTCTCTAGAATGGTTGAGGATTGGCTAGACGGTCCGATGGTGCAAACAATGCGGCAGGCTCGTGGATTTTTCTCAAACCTGAAA harbors:
- the pyk gene encoding pyruvate kinase, translated to MTSGNPKRASNTLFSPFRFEKNPRACRIVCTIGPSSQSSTILEKMLLSGMNVARLNFSHGNQKSHGEIAHEIRKTAQRLMKPIAILQDLQGHKVRVGNVQHPPSICLNEGQEILLGHGETVSNKRIGIDYQDISHSVTPGQHVFLDDGSIELEVLSTQGDDLHCQVNLGGELHSRKGVIFPDSHLSFPLLNEKDEKDAHFGVSLNVDMVAMSFVRSATEIIEMRLRLAAWGKKDSFIVAKIEDRKGIDNLDEILHVADAVLIARGDLGVTLPREKVPGIQKTIIQKANTFGVPVITATQMLESMIYHDKPTRAEVNDVYSAVIGGSDAVMLSGETASGRYPLHAVREMDRICREAEKELRNFKGEIPVRGRQDMHDKMAASAVNLARNTKARCILAFSLSGATLKALSAARSNVPVYGIVVEEQVLRQLLLHWGHSLITMPHEEKLEDLIGPALRQLQEQGIVRTNDRIVVMASEAEPGAKETYLFKLYLLK
- a CDS encoding thioredoxin family protein → MVRTESMMLDLGIQAPDFQLPEPATGRTVSLADFKDAPGLLVIFMCNHCPYVKHINDGLAQFAREYQSKGLAIVAINANDVEHYPDDSPEKMAEEVKAQGYVFPYLYDDSQEVAKAYKAACTPDFFLFDKDCKLVYRGQFDDSRPRNDLPVTGKDLRAAVEAVLSGQPAPSEQRPSMGCNIKWKAGNEPDYFG